The Thioalkalivibrio sulfidiphilus HL-EbGr7 genome includes the window TGTGGTCGATGGAGGGGAGCTGTTTGAGGTTGTCCTGGAAGCTGGCCATGGGGCACTCCGAAAGTGGCTGGGGATGATCCCGGTCAATGAAATGTCATTTTTCCGGTGTCTGGCGGGGCGAACTGTTAGGATGGGCGTCATTTGTGCATCGCAAAAACCCTTGCTCGGGACGCTTGACCCGTTCGCCTGGGTCCGTTCAGACAGGGAATGTCTCAAACCTGACAGTATATCCCTGTGAACCGTCCTTTCGCTTCCCTGCTGCACATTCGCGTCCTGCCCTGGCTGGGTCTGCTCCTGCTGGGCCTCGCCGGCTCACCGGCCATGGCCGAGGACGGCGCGACCCTGCGCCTGGGGGTGCTGGAGTTTCGCGGTGAGGCAGACGCCTGGTCACGCTGGTCGGCCACGGCCCGCTATCTGGACGAGGCGCTGCCGGATCACCGGGTGGAACTGCAGCCCCTGGATTTCAACCGGCTGGAGCAGGTGGTGGCCCGGGGTGACGTGGACCTGGTGCTGGCCAACCCGGGGTTCTATGCCCTGCTGGAAACCGCCCACGGCGCACGCCCCCTGGCCTCCCTGGACACCGGGCTGCGCTCCGGCCAGGGCTGCTGCCGTTTCGGCGCGGTGGTGTTCACCCGGGCGGACCGGGACGATCTGCGGCATCTGCAGGACCTGCAACGCCAGCGCATCGCAGCGGTGCACGAGCACTCCTTCGGTGGTTACCAGATGCTGCTGCGCGAACTCCACGACCTGGGCATCTCGCAGCACCGTACCCTGGCGCGCATGGACTTCCTGGGCGATCACGACGCGGTGGTGCAGGCGGTGCTGAGCGGCCGTTACGACGCGGGCGTGGTGCGCACCGGCATCCTGGAGGCCATGGCCGAGGAACGACGGGTGCGCCTGGATGCCTTCCGGGTGGTGGGGGCGCGGGGTGCCGCTGAGGGTCTGTCACAGCGCCTGAGCACCCGCCTGTATCCGGAGTGGCCCCTGGCGGCCTTGCCCCATGTGTCCGTGTCCCTGGCCAACCAGGTCGCGGTGGCGTTGCTGCCCATGCCGGCGGAACATCCCGCCGCGCGGGCCGCCGGCATCCAGGGCTGGACCGCGCCGCTCAATTATCAGTCGGTGCATGAACTGCTCTACGCCCTGCGCCTGCCGCCCTACGACGCGCCCCGCCAGTTCAGCCTGTCCGAACTCTGGGTCCAGTACCAGTGGCAGATTTCCGCGGGGTTTCTCCTGCTGTTCGGGCTTGCCCTGGCCCTGTTCCGGGGCCAGCGCCTCAACCGCCGGCTGGCGGAGGCCGGGCGCCTGTTGCAGTCCCGGGTGGAGATGCGCACCGAACACCTCAACGTGGCCAATCGCAGCCTGCAGCGGGAGGTGGAACAGCGCCGCCAGGCGGAGGCCGAGGTGCTGGCCCAGTCCCGGCGCCAGGCCCAGGTGCTGGAGGCCGTGGACGAGGCCATCTTCGGCCTGGATGCGGATTGCCGGGTGGAGTTCGCCAACCCGGCCGCCGAGGCACTGGCCGGGTGCAGCATCGGCCAGATGCGCGGTCAGCGCCTGTCCGGGGTGCTGCAGATCCGCGACGATCAGGGACGCTCGGCCTGGGAGCCCGACGGGGATTGCCTGGCCGAGGATCCGATGCCGGTGAGCATCCGCCGCGCCTTTGATCAGACCCTCTACCACAGGGATGGCCGTGTGTTGGTGGTGGATTACGCCTTCCGCCCCATTCTGGAAGGCGGGCAGGTGCGCGGCGGCGTGTTCAGCTGTCGGGACATCACCGGGCGCAAGCGTATCGAGGAGAGCCTGCGCCTGCATGCCCAGGTGTTCGATACCGCCACCGAGGGGGTGATGATCGCCGATGCCCGCGGACGCATCCTGAGCGTGAACCGGGCCTTCGAACAGGTCACCGGCTACAGCGCCGAGGAGGTGGTGGGCCGCAATCCCAGCATCCTGTCCTCCGGACGTCAGGACAAGGCCTTCTACCGGCGCATGTGGGACACGATCAAGGGCGAGGGCATCTGGTCCGGCGAGATCTGGAACCGGCGCAAGGACGGCGAGATCTATCCCGAGTGGCTGACCATCAGCAGCATCGCCGGTCCGAACGGCGAGGCCAGCCATTTCGTCGCGGTGTTCTCGGACATCACGGCGCAGAAGCGCTCGGAGCAGGAGATCGATTTCCTCGCCAACCATGACCCGCTCACCGGCCTGGCCAACCGCAACCTGTTCGAGGACCGGCTCGCCCACGCCATCAGCATGGCCGGGCGCAACGGCCAGCACGTGGGCCTGCTGCTGGTGGACCTGGACCGCTTCCGGCTGATCAACGACGGCATGGGCCATGGCCCGGGGGATGCCCTGCTGCGCGAGACCGGCCGCCGCCTCGGGCACTGCGTGCGTGATTCGGACACCGTGGCCCGTCTGGGCGGTGACGAGTTCGGCATCATCCTGGAGGGCCTGGCGGATGCCGCGGATGCGGGCATGCAGGCGGAGCGCATTCTCGAGGCCATGCGCGCGCCGTTGCGCCTGGGTGGCCAGGAACTGTTCTGCACGGTGAGCATCGGTATCGCCGTGTTCCCCGCCGACGGCACGGACGCGGCCACCCTGCTGCGCCATGCCGACACTGCCATGGCCCTGGCCAAGCGGGAGGGTCGCAACAACTTCCAGTTCTACACCCATGCCCTCACCGAGGCGGTGTTCTCCCGCCTGAACATCGAGACCGGTCTGCGCCACGCTCTCGAACGGGACGAACTGCGCCTGCACTACCAGCCGATCCTGGATGCCGCCAGCGGTCGCATCGCCGCTATGGAGTCGCTGATGCGCTGGCAGCATCCCGAGCGCGGCCTGGTGTCCCCCGGGGTGTTCATCCCGGTGGCGGAGCAGAGCGACCTGATCCTTGCCCTGGGGCGCTGGGCCCTGGTGAGCGCCTGTGCCCAGGTGCGGGCCTGGTCCGATGCGGGGCTCGAACCGGTGCCGGTGTCGGTGAACATCCCGGCGTGTCATTTTCGTCAGCCGGGCTTCGTGGAGGAGGTGCTGGGGGTGGTGCGCGAGACGGGGGTTCAGCCGCAGTCCCTGATCATCGAGCTGACCGAGAGTGCCCTGATGGAGCCCGTCAGCCTGGCGGAGGAACGCATCAGACGCCTGCGCGACACAGGTGTGGTGGTGGCCATCGACGATTTCGGCACGGGCTACTCGTCACTGGGCTACCTGCAGCGCTTCCACGTGAACTACCTGAAGGTGGACCGCTCCTTCGTCAGCGGCCTGCCCGGCGACGAGAATGCCCGGGCCATCACCGAGGCGGTGATCGGCGTGAGCCACAGCCTGGGCCTGCAGGTGGTGGCCGAGGGCGTGGAGACCCAGGCCCAGCTGGACCACCTGCGCGCCACCGGTTGTGACAAGGTGCAGGGCTACCTCACCGGCCGGCCGGTGACCGCCGAGGTGGCCGCCACCCTGTTGCCGGGGGCGGGCGAGAAGGTCATCAGTCTCCCAGGCTGACGATCCCGCCGAGCACCTGGCGCATCTCGTCCAGGGTCGGATACGCGGCCTCCCATTCCTCAGCCATGCCGCCGTGGCAGGTCAGGCCGCGCACGTCCGGCTGTCGCTCGGCGTGCAGCCGGTAGTGCACCAGCCGGCTCATGGGCGGCGGGCCGCCAGCGTCTTCGCCGGCCATCACCAGCCCCACGGCGGCTACCTGCACCGGGGCGGCGGGGCCGCGCACCACTTCCACGTAACCCTGGCGGGTGCCGGTGACCAGGAACCGCTCCGCCTCGATGCGCCCGCTGCCGTCGCTGACGGTGGAGACCTCGAAGTTGCAGTGGGGGTAGTAGATGTTCACCGCGCTCTTGGGGATGACCCGGCCGTCCTGCATGAACACCCGGGCATGGCCCGAGGGGATGGACAGGTCCTGGTTCAGGGTAATCGTGGTGCCCACCGGGATGCGGGCATGGGCCGACTGCCAGCCGTCCAGGCTGGCGCAGGCGCCCAGGCCCAGGGCGGCGGCGGCAAGGAGCAGGGGAGCGGCAAGATTCAGGGGTTTCATGGCGTTGAGATTCTCCTGGAGGCAGGCGCGGCGGGATCGAGTGTCCGCCCGGATTCCGGCTTCCGCCGGTCGATAAAGACATAGACCCCGGCGCGCTGTGCGGGTTCTGTAGCGGCC containing:
- a CDS encoding EAL domain-containing protein, with protein sequence MNRPFASLLHIRVLPWLGLLLLGLAGSPAMAEDGATLRLGVLEFRGEADAWSRWSATARYLDEALPDHRVELQPLDFNRLEQVVARGDVDLVLANPGFYALLETAHGARPLASLDTGLRSGQGCCRFGAVVFTRADRDDLRHLQDLQRQRIAAVHEHSFGGYQMLLRELHDLGISQHRTLARMDFLGDHDAVVQAVLSGRYDAGVVRTGILEAMAEERRVRLDAFRVVGARGAAEGLSQRLSTRLYPEWPLAALPHVSVSLANQVAVALLPMPAEHPAARAAGIQGWTAPLNYQSVHELLYALRLPPYDAPRQFSLSELWVQYQWQISAGFLLLFGLALALFRGQRLNRRLAEAGRLLQSRVEMRTEHLNVANRSLQREVEQRRQAEAEVLAQSRRQAQVLEAVDEAIFGLDADCRVEFANPAAEALAGCSIGQMRGQRLSGVLQIRDDQGRSAWEPDGDCLAEDPMPVSIRRAFDQTLYHRDGRVLVVDYAFRPILEGGQVRGGVFSCRDITGRKRIEESLRLHAQVFDTATEGVMIADARGRILSVNRAFEQVTGYSAEEVVGRNPSILSSGRQDKAFYRRMWDTIKGEGIWSGEIWNRRKDGEIYPEWLTISSIAGPNGEASHFVAVFSDITAQKRSEQEIDFLANHDPLTGLANRNLFEDRLAHAISMAGRNGQHVGLLLVDLDRFRLINDGMGHGPGDALLRETGRRLGHCVRDSDTVARLGGDEFGIILEGLADAADAGMQAERILEAMRAPLRLGGQELFCTVSIGIAVFPADGTDAATLLRHADTAMALAKREGRNNFQFYTHALTEAVFSRLNIETGLRHALERDELRLHYQPILDAASGRIAAMESLMRWQHPERGLVSPGVFIPVAEQSDLILALGRWALVSACAQVRAWSDAGLEPVPVSVNIPACHFRQPGFVEEVLGVVRETGVQPQSLIIELTESALMEPVSLAEERIRRLRDTGVVVAIDDFGTGYSSLGYLQRFHVNYLKVDRSFVSGLPGDENARAITEAVIGVSHSLGLQVVAEGVETQAQLDHLRATGCDKVQGYLTGRPVTAEVAATLLPGAGEKVISLPG